In the genome of Methylophaga nitratireducenticrescens, one region contains:
- the mtgA gene encoding monofunctional biosynthetic peptidoglycan transglycosylase — MHRIYRFLLKLLLLTILAFVLLSALLVLPFRWINPPITMVMADRWITSTEDFQLRKTWLSWDEIPKHAALAVVTSEDQKFPLHSGFDLKAIQQAFKERERRGGLRGASTISQQVAKNMYLWTGRSWFRKGLEVWFTLLIELSWSKQRILEIYLNIAEWGPGVFGLEAASQYHFGRSAMKLTPIQAALLASSLPSPIKYHPAKPAQHLYQRAQWNLQQQRKLGGVHWLAPINEK; from the coding sequence GTGCATCGAATATATCGTTTTCTCTTAAAGTTATTGCTGCTAACGATATTGGCGTTTGTCCTGTTGAGTGCATTGTTGGTATTACCTTTTCGCTGGATAAATCCACCGATAACCATGGTGATGGCAGACCGCTGGATAACGTCAACTGAAGACTTTCAACTCCGCAAGACCTGGCTCAGTTGGGATGAGATACCCAAACATGCGGCTTTAGCTGTCGTGACTTCTGAGGATCAGAAATTTCCGTTACACAGTGGGTTTGACCTTAAGGCGATTCAGCAGGCGTTCAAAGAACGAGAGCGCCGGGGTGGCTTGCGTGGTGCCAGCACCATCAGTCAGCAGGTGGCAAAAAACATGTATTTATGGACTGGCCGCAGCTGGTTCAGAAAAGGTCTGGAAGTCTGGTTTACCTTGCTGATTGAACTCAGCTGGAGCAAACAGCGAATTCTTGAGATTTATCTGAATATTGCGGAGTGGGGGCCTGGGGTGTTTGGGCTGGAAGCCGCCAGTCAATATCACTTTGGTCGCTCAGCAATGAAACTGACTCCAATACAGGCGGCATTACTGGCATCATCCTTGCCCAGCCCGATAAAGTATCATCCAGCAAAACCTGCACAACATCTGTATCAACGTGCTCAGTGGAATTTACAACAACAACGTAAACTTGGCGGTGTTCATTGGTTGGCACCGATAAATGAAAAATGA
- a CDS encoding DUF2789 domain-containing protein, protein MDTSQHTMVNLFMQLGLESNEAAIEQFMASHTLQENEKLENASFWSPSQSAFIKECLASDSDWAEVVDQLNVQLRQ, encoded by the coding sequence ATGGATACATCGCAACACACGATGGTAAATCTTTTTATGCAGCTGGGTTTGGAAAGCAATGAAGCAGCCATTGAGCAATTTATGGCTAGCCATACGCTGCAGGAAAATGAAAAACTGGAAAATGCCAGTTTCTGGTCACCCTCTCAATCAGCTTTTATTAAAGAATGTCTAGCCTCTGATTCTGATTGGGCTGAGGTAGTTGATCAGCTTAATGTTCAGTTACGGCAGTAA
- a CDS encoding ABC transporter ATP-binding protein, translating into MSTDRQPVPSKDFMIQVQNLSHSVDLGTDKLSILQQVNMDIRKGESAAIVGRSGSGKTTLLGLLAGLDLPISGTVSLDGHLISALSEDERASLRSQRVGFVFQSFQLLPTLSALENVMLPIELAGLPNVKSKAESLLKRVGLGERMQHTPRQLSGGEQQRVAIARAFAVNPQVLFADEPTGNLDTRTGEAITELLMNLNSEHGTTLVMVTHDQQLAERCQRYFIIEAGVLHEKTEKNAEVLSA; encoded by the coding sequence ATGTCCACAGATAGACAACCGGTTCCGTCAAAAGACTTCATGATACAGGTACAAAATCTGTCACATTCGGTTGATTTGGGCACCGATAAACTGTCGATTTTACAACAAGTCAATATGGACATTCGTAAAGGCGAGTCTGCAGCCATTGTCGGGCGTTCCGGTTCAGGTAAAACCACATTACTGGGGTTACTGGCAGGACTGGATTTACCGATCAGTGGAACAGTAAGTCTTGATGGACATCTTATCAGTGCTTTGTCTGAAGATGAACGTGCCAGCTTGCGTTCACAACGGGTCGGCTTTGTGTTTCAGTCTTTTCAATTGTTACCCACATTATCTGCGCTTGAAAATGTGATGTTACCCATAGAGTTAGCTGGCCTACCTAATGTAAAGTCAAAGGCAGAGAGCTTGCTTAAGCGGGTCGGTTTGGGCGAGCGGATGCAACATACCCCCCGACAATTATCGGGTGGTGAACAACAACGGGTAGCCATCGCCAGAGCCTTTGCTGTGAATCCTCAAGTGTTATTTGCAGACGAACCTACCGGTAATCTGGACACCCGAACTGGTGAGGCGATTACTGAATTATTAATGAATCTGAACAGTGAGCACGGTACAACGCTGGTGATGGTGACGCATGATCAACAGCTGGCAGAGCGATGTCAGCGATATTTCATTATTGAGGCAGGCGTGCTGCATGAAAAAACAGAAAAAAATGCAGAGGTGTTATCTGCATGA
- a CDS encoding arylesterase gives MKTLLPTQTLFIWLFLVLVSFQSQAAEPQRKNLLIVGDSLSAAYGIDSDAAWVELLKERLEQETPETWNVANASISGETTDGGLRRLPDLLDNHDPAIVVIELGGNDGLRGFPPDVIRTNLAKMIQLSQQHGAEVLLVGIEIPPNYGQPYTTAFANVFSSLAEEYNLAFLPFFLADVYDGEAMMQADGIHPTAKAQPQLLDNIWTELLALLE, from the coding sequence ATGAAAACCTTATTACCTACACAAACATTGTTTATCTGGCTGTTTTTGGTTCTAGTCAGTTTCCAGTCACAAGCTGCTGAACCCCAGCGAAAAAACCTGTTAATTGTTGGCGACAGTCTCAGTGCAGCCTATGGCATCGACAGTGATGCCGCCTGGGTCGAGTTACTCAAAGAGCGCCTTGAACAGGAAACACCCGAAACCTGGAATGTAGCCAATGCCAGTATCAGTGGCGAAACAACCGACGGTGGTTTACGCAGATTACCGGATTTGCTGGACAATCATGATCCCGCTATCGTTGTGATTGAGTTGGGCGGTAATGACGGGTTACGCGGTTTCCCACCCGATGTCATTCGAACTAATCTGGCCAAAATGATTCAGTTATCCCAACAGCATGGTGCCGAAGTATTATTGGTAGGCATCGAAATTCCACCTAATTATGGTCAACCTTATACCACAGCGTTTGCCAATGTTTTTTCCAGTCTTGCAGAAGAATATAATCTCGCATTCCTGCCCTTTTTCCTTGCTGATGTATATGATGGCGAGGCCATGATGCAGGCTGATGGAATCCATCCTACGGCAAAAGCTCAGCCACAGTTACTCGACAATATCTGGACCGAATTACTGGCATTACTTGAATAG
- a CDS encoding class II fumarate hydratase encodes MSAEELWGHQTQVAMKHFAIGGETFPREFIRALGLVKHCAALANVDCLQLEKQIGLAIAEASLAVINGEHDQQFPITIWQSGSGTQTHMNANEVIANLATQRLNSTIQVHPNDHCNMGQSTNDSFSTAMHIATLEQIQYQLLPALIQMQQVMAEHSKQWQSIIKIGRTHLQDATPLTLGQQFSAYATQLQNNIDRLKQATAELYAIPQGGTAVGTGLNSSAKFAENFARQLSEYTDLPFTASDNRLSLQAAHDGLVNVSGVLNTLAVSLNKIAADTRLLGSGPRCGIGELHLPENEPGSSIMPGKVNPTQCESMLMVCAQVMGNHLTITFAGAQGQLELNTYKPLMIYSLLQSIRLLKDVINSFTEYCLRGLEPDRPQIEAFLNNSLMLVTVLSPVIGYDNASLIAQQAHSHGTTLREEAVRSGLITAVAFDELIQPENMLGPR; translated from the coding sequence ATGTCTGCTGAAGAACTTTGGGGCCATCAAACACAGGTGGCCATGAAACATTTTGCCATTGGTGGTGAAACCTTTCCTCGTGAGTTTATTCGTGCCTTGGGGTTAGTGAAACACTGTGCGGCCCTAGCGAATGTTGATTGCCTGCAATTGGAAAAACAGATTGGTCTGGCAATAGCTGAGGCTAGCCTCGCAGTGATCAACGGCGAGCATGATCAGCAGTTTCCAATAACCATCTGGCAATCCGGTTCGGGTACGCAAACCCATATGAATGCGAATGAAGTGATTGCCAATCTGGCGACACAGAGATTGAATTCGACGATTCAGGTGCACCCCAATGATCACTGCAATATGGGGCAATCCACCAACGATAGTTTTTCGACAGCAATGCATATTGCTACGCTAGAGCAAATTCAATATCAGCTGTTACCGGCACTGATACAGATGCAGCAGGTGATGGCCGAACATTCGAAACAATGGCAATCCATAATAAAAATCGGCCGAACGCATCTGCAGGATGCTACGCCATTAACTTTGGGGCAGCAGTTTTCGGCCTATGCGACTCAATTACAAAATAATATTGATCGGTTGAAGCAGGCTACAGCTGAACTTTATGCTATTCCTCAAGGTGGAACAGCCGTGGGAACAGGACTGAATAGTTCAGCCAAATTTGCTGAAAACTTTGCCAGACAGTTAAGCGAATATACCGACTTACCTTTTACTGCCAGTGACAACAGGCTCTCGCTGCAGGCTGCTCACGATGGTCTGGTCAATGTGTCGGGTGTTTTAAACACTCTGGCGGTTAGTCTGAACAAAATAGCGGCTGATACCCGATTATTGGGTTCAGGCCCTCGCTGCGGTATTGGCGAACTGCATTTACCCGAAAATGAGCCGGGTTCCTCAATCATGCCGGGCAAAGTGAATCCCACCCAATGTGAAAGTATGCTGATGGTATGTGCCCAGGTGATGGGAAACCATCTAACGATAACCTTTGCTGGTGCTCAGGGGCAATTAGAACTGAATACCTATAAACCATTGATGATCTATTCATTGTTACAATCCATCAGATTATTGAAAGATGTCATCAACAGTTTTACGGAATATTGTCTGCGTGGGCTGGAGCCGGATCGGCCACAAATCGAAGCGTTTTTAAATAACTCACTGATGCTGGTTACGGTCCTATCACCGGTAATCGGTTATGACAACGCCAGTTTGATTGCACAACAGGCGCATTCTCATGGCACTACTTTACGGGAAGAGGCTGTTCGCTCTGGTTTGATCACTGCAGTAGCATTCGATGAACTTATCCAGCCGGAAAATATGTTAGGACCACGATGA
- a CDS encoding HAD family hydrolase: MIKAIIFDMDGVLIDSEEIWDHAEKTVFSSYGISVTETDQLLTRNMNMLEVSKYWSAKAHRPFSLETSQQQVIEHVCQQIQKKPLAMQGALNLLKHIQLSNLPIGLATNAPKQVCSTVLSCLEIETFFNSIQTADDVENTKPHPEIYLKSAENLQVEPHHCLVFEDSPTGVKAAHEAGMQVIYVNPRRMADASILTIIRSALNSLDQFSWSDQQFFGLENA, translated from the coding sequence ATGATTAAAGCCATCATTTTTGATATGGACGGCGTTTTGATTGATTCCGAGGAAATATGGGATCACGCTGAAAAAACCGTTTTTTCCAGTTATGGCATTTCGGTTACGGAAACGGATCAGTTACTGACTCGCAATATGAATATGTTGGAAGTTTCTAAGTATTGGTCAGCAAAAGCGCACAGACCATTTTCACTGGAAACCTCGCAGCAGCAAGTCATTGAACACGTCTGTCAGCAAATCCAAAAAAAGCCCCTTGCCATGCAAGGTGCACTCAACTTACTGAAACACATTCAGCTCAGCAATCTACCAATCGGACTGGCCACCAATGCACCAAAACAGGTTTGTAGTACAGTGCTGAGTTGTCTGGAAATCGAAACCTTTTTCAACTCGATTCAAACTGCCGATGATGTGGAAAACACCAAACCTCATCCGGAAATTTATTTGAAAAGTGCAGAAAACCTACAAGTGGAACCACATCATTGCCTGGTATTTGAGGACTCCCCTACCGGCGTCAAAGCGGCCCATGAAGCGGGTATGCAGGTTATCTATGTAAACCCAAGGCGAATGGCTGATGCTTCGATCCTTACTATTATTCGCTCTGCATTAAATTCACTTGACCAGTTTTCCTGGTCTGATCAACAGTTTTTTGGCTTGGAAAACGCATAA
- a CDS encoding ABC transporter permease translates to MAISNILHLGVKEMRSLLRDPVLMIFIVYAFSLSIYAAATAMIDSLNNAPIAIVDDDRSPLSMRIVDAFYPPYFLPPVLIEQHEIDARMDMGIDTFALHIPSNFQRDLLAGHQPVIQLNIDATRMGQAFTGNNYVQSIVSGEIDAFVKRHRQESVTPVDLVLRAKFNPELNSQWFGAVMEVINNITMLSIILTGAALIREREHGTLEHLLVMPVTPFEIMASKVWAMALVVITATALSLWLVVQTWLAVPIQGSVWLFLLGTLFHLFATTSLGIFLGTVARSMPQFGLLLVMILLPLQVLSGASTPRESMPDIIQYIMLLAPDTHFVMLAQSILYRGAGFTEVWPQFLVLILLGGVLFGLSLSRFRKTIASMA, encoded by the coding sequence ATGGCCATCAGCAATATACTGCATCTGGGTGTCAAAGAAATGCGTAGTTTATTACGTGATCCGGTATTGATGATCTTTATCGTTTACGCGTTCAGTTTGTCGATTTATGCGGCGGCTACCGCAATGATTGATTCCTTGAATAACGCGCCTATAGCGATTGTGGACGATGATCGCTCCCCTTTATCCATGCGCATTGTAGATGCCTTTTATCCACCCTATTTTTTGCCTCCTGTGCTGATTGAGCAGCATGAGATTGATGCCCGGATGGATATGGGAATTGATACATTTGCCTTGCATATTCCATCAAATTTTCAACGTGATTTACTGGCTGGTCATCAACCCGTTATTCAGCTAAATATTGATGCAACCCGTATGGGACAGGCGTTTACCGGTAATAATTATGTGCAGTCTATCGTCAGCGGTGAGATTGACGCCTTTGTAAAACGACATCGGCAGGAGAGCGTGACACCAGTTGATTTGGTGTTACGCGCAAAATTTAATCCGGAATTGAATAGCCAGTGGTTTGGGGCGGTAATGGAGGTTATCAATAACATCACCATGTTATCGATAATTTTAACCGGAGCAGCGCTTATCAGAGAGCGTGAGCATGGCACGCTTGAGCATTTACTGGTCATGCCTGTTACACCCTTTGAAATCATGGCCAGTAAGGTCTGGGCCATGGCTTTAGTGGTTATCACAGCAACAGCATTGTCTTTATGGCTGGTGGTTCAGACATGGTTAGCCGTACCCATACAGGGATCGGTCTGGCTGTTTTTACTGGGCACATTGTTTCACTTGTTTGCGACCACTTCACTAGGCATCTTTCTGGGCACGGTTGCCCGTTCAATGCCTCAATTCGGCTTATTGTTGGTAATGATTCTATTACCGTTACAAGTACTGTCAGGGGCCAGCACACCCCGGGAAAGTATGCCGGATATTATTCAGTACATTATGTTACTGGCCCCAGATACCCATTTTGTCATGTTGGCACAATCCATTTTGTATCGAGGAGCAGGTTTTACCGAGGTCTGGCCACAGTTTCTTGTTTTGATTTTGTTGGGGGGCGTTCTATTTGGTTTATCATTAAGTCGTTTTCGAAAAACCATTGCTTCCATGGCGTAA
- a CDS encoding ABC transporter permease produces MNVTAKVISFTQDLRERNVKVMLMAMIIAVATVATINAFAEHLQRTLMTSASAFLAADRQLNSRTNAPIPDAWYAEAEKQGLQVGRMIEFGTMVSNESQFQLVAVKAIDNAYPLRGEIEWQADLESPRQDSSSGPQPGEVWLNPRLMRLLELRPGDALEIGATSLEVTGVIMREPDGGFRLSSLAPRVMMHVDDVAATEVIQPGSRVRHRGLFAGSATELADFEAWLESRLTDNYRWVDVRQGETLGESLEKAKGFLLLGGSLAVLLAVVAIAVASRQYALSQRDRVALLKTMGLTGKRIRKLYLSRLVVWGLMATVIGLMLAIPAAWLLASLAAQLMDQPLQFEVDFWQLWPAVLTALAALFAFAFPPIDRLRNTPAMRVFRSLPTNDKAALVKDLLLAVLVIFGLLWVYVNDIKLVTALLGAVVALVISLAVAGAGLIWLLRRFPAGKGGWRLAVIALYRHRNATLSQMSVFSMTIMLAATLVLVRSSLLADWQAQLPEDAPNHFLLNIAPESVDEVEAFFSQHQINRSPLYPIVRGRLTEINAQPAQEVALNKDDDELRRELNLTTSNSYPEDNQIVTGQWFKPGETTGLSIEQSLAESLGVEVGDELSFTVGAEKVSTTITSIRSVQWDSMRPNFFIIFPPNGTIDGLPSTSLTSFYLAEQDKALLNDFVRQFPTISVLEIDHIIERIQQIIRQVTQAVEAILLMILLAAIAVMVAVVSATMSARQREGALLRTLGGQQKLLVKATTIEFALIGFLAGILGVLAAEVAVWALQNRMFDGEFRWHWPVVLSLPFFSAVILAILGRWQLTPVLTVSPMLLLRRLE; encoded by the coding sequence ATGAACGTAACGGCTAAAGTGATTTCGTTCACCCAGGATTTACGTGAGCGAAATGTAAAAGTCATGTTAATGGCGATGATCATTGCTGTGGCAACTGTGGCAACCATAAATGCCTTTGCAGAGCATCTGCAAAGAACATTAATGACATCGGCCAGTGCTTTTTTGGCGGCAGATCGTCAGTTAAATAGCCGAACCAATGCTCCCATTCCAGATGCCTGGTATGCAGAGGCAGAAAAGCAAGGTCTTCAAGTTGGCCGAATGATTGAGTTTGGCACTATGGTTTCCAACGAAAGCCAATTTCAACTGGTTGCCGTCAAAGCGATTGATAATGCCTATCCACTTCGTGGTGAAATTGAATGGCAAGCCGATCTGGAGAGTCCGAGACAAGATTCATCCTCTGGGCCTCAACCCGGCGAAGTCTGGTTGAACCCCCGGCTTATGCGTTTATTGGAATTACGGCCTGGTGATGCGCTGGAAATTGGCGCCACTTCCCTTGAAGTGACCGGCGTGATTATGCGTGAACCGGATGGTGGCTTTCGGCTTTCTTCTCTCGCACCAAGGGTGATGATGCATGTGGATGATGTGGCTGCAACGGAGGTAATACAACCTGGGAGTCGTGTTCGGCATCGTGGTTTATTTGCCGGTAGTGCGACCGAACTGGCTGATTTTGAAGCATGGCTGGAATCACGCTTAACAGATAATTACCGCTGGGTGGATGTTCGGCAAGGCGAAACTCTGGGGGAATCTTTAGAAAAAGCAAAGGGCTTTTTATTACTTGGCGGAAGTCTGGCTGTGTTGCTTGCAGTCGTGGCAATAGCTGTTGCCAGCCGTCAATATGCCCTAAGCCAGCGGGATCGCGTGGCGTTACTAAAAACCATGGGACTGACTGGCAAACGCATTCGTAAATTATATTTATCGCGCTTAGTTGTATGGGGCCTGATGGCTACTGTTATTGGCTTAATGCTTGCCATACCTGCTGCCTGGCTGTTGGCTTCACTGGCCGCACAGTTAATGGACCAGCCGTTACAATTTGAAGTGGATTTCTGGCAACTTTGGCCAGCTGTGTTAACTGCCTTAGCCGCTTTATTTGCCTTTGCCTTCCCACCGATTGATCGTTTACGTAATACACCGGCAATGCGAGTGTTTCGTAGTTTACCAACTAATGACAAGGCCGCTTTAGTCAAAGATTTGTTGCTGGCTGTCTTAGTGATTTTTGGTTTGTTATGGGTGTATGTCAATGATATCAAGCTGGTAACAGCATTACTCGGGGCAGTTGTTGCGTTAGTTATTTCACTGGCAGTTGCCGGTGCTGGGCTAATCTGGCTATTACGCAGATTTCCAGCCGGAAAAGGTGGTTGGCGATTGGCGGTGATTGCGTTGTATCGACATCGTAATGCGACCTTGTCACAAATGTCGGTATTTTCGATGACTATTATGCTGGCTGCTACGTTAGTTCTGGTGCGATCATCGTTACTGGCTGACTGGCAGGCACAGTTACCGGAGGATGCGCCAAATCATTTTCTGCTGAATATTGCACCGGAATCAGTTGATGAGGTAGAAGCTTTTTTCTCACAGCATCAGATAAACCGCAGTCCTCTATATCCTATTGTTCGTGGCAGACTGACAGAGATTAATGCGCAACCTGCACAGGAAGTTGCGTTAAATAAGGATGATGATGAATTGCGTCGTGAATTAAATCTGACAACATCAAATTCTTATCCAGAGGATAATCAAATCGTTACCGGGCAATGGTTTAAGCCGGGTGAAACAACAGGGCTATCGATTGAACAATCACTGGCTGAGTCACTTGGGGTCGAGGTGGGTGATGAACTGAGCTTTACGGTTGGGGCTGAAAAGGTGAGCACAACCATCACCAGTATTCGCAGTGTGCAATGGGACAGCATGCGGCCCAACTTTTTCATCATCTTTCCGCCCAATGGCACCATAGATGGATTACCCAGTACCTCGCTGACGAGCTTCTACCTTGCTGAACAGGATAAAGCGTTACTAAATGATTTTGTGCGACAGTTTCCCACCATTTCAGTGCTGGAGATTGATCATATTATCGAACGTATCCAGCAAATTATTCGTCAGGTAACACAGGCGGTAGAAGCGATATTACTGATGATTTTACTGGCAGCGATTGCTGTGATGGTAGCCGTTGTCAGTGCAACGATGTCGGCGCGGCAGCGTGAGGGCGCCTTATTACGTACCCTGGGTGGCCAACAGAAATTACTGGTCAAAGCCACAACGATTGAGTTTGCATTGATTGGTTTTCTGGCCGGTATTCTGGGTGTACTGGCAGCTGAAGTTGCCGTGTGGGCATTACAAAATCGTATGTTTGATGGCGAATTTCGCTGGCATTGGCCAGTTGTGTTAAGCCTGCCTTTTTTCAGTGCAGTGATTCTTGCCATACTTGGACGCTGGCAATTAACACCTGTATTAACCGTTTCGCCTATGTTGTTATTAAGAAGGCTGGAATAA
- the rbbA gene encoding ribosome-associated ATPase/putative transporter RbbA encodes MARTSGSEDSLMAAVALSESNDKRLVAVLKNVSLCYGKTQALNDLSLDIPAGRMVGIIGPDGVGKSSLFSLISGAHAIQQGTIEVLGGDMRKQQHRQTVCPRIAYMPQGLGKNLYHTLSVFENVDFFGRLFGHDRLEREQRINELLEATGLTAFAERPAGKLSGGMKQKLGLCCALIHDPDLLILDEPTTGVDPLSRRQFWSLINRIRSDNPGMSVLVATAYMEEAADFDWLVAMNQGKVLTTGTPQQILEHTSTSSLESAFIALLPEEQRQRHQPVVISSREESVQDEFAIEADNLTMRFGHFTAVDQVSFRIPRGEIFGFLGSNGCGKTTTMKMLTGLLAASEGQARLFGKTIDPHDLSTRQRVGYMTQSFSLYGELTVKQNLDLHARLFKLSPHSIAVRIDEMAKRFELEAVLDSLPDALPLGQRQRLSLAVAMIHGPEMLILDEPTSGVDPIARDVFWQIMVDLARQDGVTIFISTHFMNEAERCDRISLMHAGRVLVTDTPENLIKARNAATLEDAFVDYLQEEVRRQENLPMTDDGIKKSIKTNTKNDAPSASLTGFSLRRLYSYTRRETLELVRDPIRLTMAMLGTLLLMFVVGYGISLDVEDLKFAVLDADQSATSRDYTLNLSGSRYFIEQPALYSHAEIEQRMQSGELSLAIEIPYGFGRDLARGRPVEIGAWIDGSMPTRGENIRGYVQGMHSHWLTMKSREILGSSVTAQPATIEARFRYNPDVKSLVAMVPAMIPLLLMLILSMLTALSVVREKELGSIVNLYVTPVSRLEFLLGKQLPYIVLGMLNFVLLVLFAVFIFQVPLTGSFLTLTFAALLYVVCATSLGLLISAFTRSQIAALFGTALLTLIPAVQFSGMIDPVSSMQGLGRWIGEVYPATHFLTISRGVFSKGLSYSDLHSAFNALFIAVPVLMLIGVMLLKKQER; translated from the coding sequence TTGATGGCAGCCGTGGCATTGTCAGAGTCGAATGACAAACGCCTGGTGGCGGTGCTGAAAAATGTCAGTCTTTGTTACGGTAAAACGCAAGCTTTAAATGATCTGAGTCTCGATATTCCGGCAGGGCGCATGGTCGGTATTATCGGGCCAGATGGGGTGGGGAAATCCAGCTTATTTTCATTGATTTCTGGTGCACACGCCATTCAGCAGGGCACTATTGAAGTGCTGGGTGGTGACATGCGAAAACAACAGCACCGGCAAACAGTTTGTCCACGCATTGCCTATATGCCTCAAGGGCTTGGCAAAAACCTGTATCACACACTCTCCGTATTTGAAAATGTGGATTTTTTTGGCCGTTTATTCGGTCATGATCGACTTGAGCGTGAACAACGCATCAACGAATTGCTGGAAGCTACTGGTCTGACAGCATTCGCTGAACGGCCCGCGGGTAAATTATCCGGCGGTATGAAGCAAAAACTGGGTTTATGTTGTGCGCTGATTCATGACCCGGATTTACTCATTCTGGATGAACCTACTACCGGCGTGGATCCATTATCACGACGCCAATTCTGGTCACTGATTAACCGAATTCGAAGTGATAATCCGGGAATGAGTGTTCTGGTGGCAACTGCGTATATGGAGGAGGCCGCAGACTTTGACTGGTTAGTGGCAATGAATCAGGGGAAGGTGCTCACCACAGGCACGCCACAACAAATACTTGAGCACACATCTACCAGCTCGCTGGAATCTGCTTTTATAGCGTTGTTACCAGAAGAACAACGCCAGCGACATCAACCTGTTGTTATCTCCTCGCGCGAAGAGTCTGTTCAAGATGAATTTGCCATTGAGGCGGATAATCTCACCATGCGTTTTGGTCATTTCACCGCCGTAGATCAGGTGAGTTTTCGTATCCCACGAGGTGAGATTTTTGGTTTTCTCGGCTCCAATGGTTGTGGCAAAACCACTACGATGAAAATGTTGACAGGGCTGTTGGCGGCTTCTGAAGGACAGGCCAGGTTATTTGGCAAAACCATTGATCCACATGATCTGAGTACCCGTCAACGAGTGGGATATATGACGCAGTCATTCTCGTTATACGGTGAACTGACAGTAAAGCAGAATCTGGATTTGCATGCACGATTATTCAAACTGTCCCCGCATAGCATTGCAGTCAGAATAGACGAGATGGCAAAACGATTTGAACTTGAAGCGGTATTGGATAGTTTGCCGGATGCTTTGCCCCTTGGCCAAAGACAGCGATTGTCACTTGCCGTAGCCATGATCCATGGACCGGAAATGTTGATTCTCGATGAACCGACTTCGGGAGTTGATCCGATTGCACGTGATGTGTTCTGGCAAATCATGGTGGACCTGGCTCGGCAGGATGGGGTAACCATTTTTATTTCAACGCATTTTATGAACGAAGCGGAGCGTTGCGACCGGATTTCATTGATGCATGCGGGACGGGTGTTGGTGACTGATACGCCGGAGAATTTAATAAAAGCCAGAAATGCCGCCACATTAGAAGATGCTTTTGTCGATTATTTGCAGGAGGAAGTACGGCGCCAGGAAAATCTGCCGATGACAGATGATGGTATTAAAAAATCAATAAAAACCAATACTAAAAATGATGCCCCATCTGCTTCGCTCACAGGCTTTAGTCTACGCCGCTTATACAGTTACACTCGACGTGAAACACTTGAATTAGTTAGAGACCCCATCAGATTAACCATGGCAATGCTGGGCACATTATTGCTGATGTTTGTGGTGGGCTACGGTATCAGTCTGGATGTAGAAGATCTTAAATTTGCGGTGCTTGATGCTGATCAATCAGCGACCAGCCGTGATTACACGCTTAATTTATCAGGATCACGTTATTTTATTGAACAACCTGCATTATATAGCCATGCCGAAATAGAGCAGCGAATGCAGTCCGGCGAACTCAGCCTGGCAATTGAGATCCCGTATGGATTTGGCCGGGATCTGGCTCGAGGCAGACCGGTGGAAATTGGCGCCTGGATTGATGGCTCAATGCCGACACGAGGTGAGAATATTCGTGGTTATGTGCAGGGAATGCATAGTCATTGGCTGACTATGAAATCAAGGGAAATACTGGGATCGTCTGTCACGGCACAACCTGCCACCATTGAAGCACGCTTTCGTTATAACCCCGATGTGAAAAGTCTGGTGGCAATGGTACCGGCGATGATTCCACTGTTGCTAATGCTGATTTTATCGATGTTGACGGCATTGTCGGTAGTGCGGGAAAAAGAGCTGGGTTCGATCGTGAATCTGTATGTCACGCCGGTAAGTCGTTTGGAATTTCTACTCGGCAAGCAATTGCCATACATCGTGCTGGGCATGTTGAATTTCGTATTGTTGGTGTTGTTTGCGGTATTTATCTTTCAGGTGCCGCTTACCGGAAGTTTTCTCACTCTGACATTTGCAGCATTGCTCTATGTAGTTTGTGCTACCTCACTGGGCTTGTTGATTTCAGCCTTCACTCGTAGTCAGATTGCGGCGTTATTTGGTACCGCGTTATTAACGTTGATTCCGGCAGTGCAATTCTCGGGCATGATTGATCCAGTGTCATCAATGCAAGGCCTGGGCCGATGGATTGGTGAGGTTTATCCTGCCACGCATTTTTTAACTATCTCCCGAGGCGTGTTTTCCAAAGGACTGTCTTATTCGGATCTGCACTCCGCATTTAACGCATTATTTATTGCTGTCCCGGTATTAATGCTGATCGGCGTTATGCTGTTGAAAAAGCAGGAACGATAA